The following is a genomic window from SAR324 cluster bacterium.
GAAAAGAAGTACCAACGCCTGCGTACCGTAAGAACCCGGCTCGTCGAAGACCTCAAGCGCAAGACTCTGAAGATTCGTGAATTGGAACGCCCGATCAATGCTGACAGTGAACTCACTTTCAAGGACCATGACCTCTATGACGTGATCATCGAACGGCAGGGCTTTCAGCAGTGGATGCAGTCCCAGGTTGACGGCATCGGCAGCATCTTTGGCAGCTCTGGGCAGAAAAAAGAGAATGTCCTCAACCAGATGCTCAACCTTGGAGAGATTACTCGCCAGCTACGCAAGGAGAGCCTACAGCTACAGACCTTGCAACACACCGTTACCCAGCTGCAGGAGCAACTGACAGCCTATGCGACGGATCACGGGGTCACCACAGGGAAAAAGACAATCGAAGACGTGATGGACGATCACCTGCTGGACAAGCTCGAATACATCTTCCTTGGAGGGCAACTCGCTCAGGAGTTGGCCCAAGCAGCCCAGCCAGCAGAAGTTTCTGAAACCACACCTGATTCCAATTCTACGACGGTTCCAGGATAGCGCACTGCTTAGCATTGGATTCATTACTGGGTTTCTCCATGCTGCTTTTTAGACCAAGAACTCGGCTGCGTCACTTCCGAAAGCTCTCCCTCGTCACTAACTCGTACAGGAAACCACACCCTCCTTTTTGTTCCTGCTTGTTCCCTGCCCGCAACTCGTGCTAACTTTGCTGTTTTTATTTCAATCATCCGTCCCAATGCCCTAGTCAGTCGGAGTCATATGTCTCAGTCTTTCCGAATCGAAAAGGATTCGATGGGGGAAGTGCAAGTCCCTCAAGACGCCTATTACGCCGCCCAAACTCAACGTGCTGTTGATAATTTTCCTGTCAGCGGACTGTGTCTCAGCCGTCCACTGATTGCCGCACTGGGTTACATCAAGCAGGCTGCAGCCAAGATCAATGGTGAATTGGGACATCTACCCGCAGAAATAGCAGAAGCCATTCAAAACACAGCTAGCGAGGTGATTGCCGGCAACCTGGATGCCCACTTCCCGATCGATATCTACCAGACTGGTTCCGGGACCTCGAGTAACATGAACGCCAACGAGGTGATCACTAACCGAGCGATGGAGCAAGCTACTGGCAAGTTGCCTCGTGCGATTCATCCAAACAACGATGTCAACTTTGGGCAAAGTTCCAATGATGTGTTCCCCACAGCGATCCGCATCGCAGCTACCCTACAGGCGCATCAGCAGTTGATCCCTGCGCTTCAGCACCTGCACGACACCTTTCTGGCCAAAGGCAACGAATACGCCCATGTGGTCAAGACCGGACGAACCCACCTGATGGACGCCATGCCCCTGACCTTTGCTCAGGAGTTCAGTGGCTACGCTCGCCAGATCGAGCTCGGCATCGCCCGAGTGGGAGCAGCCTTGGAACGCTTATGTGAACTACCCCAGGGAGGAACTGCTGTCGGCACGGGGATCAACACCGATCCAGCGTTCCCACCAAAATTTGCTGCTGCGGTCTCGAAGTTGACCGGAGTCACCTTCTGCGAAGCACTGAACCACTTTGAAGCTCAGGCCACTGTGGACGCTCCCGTGGAACTGAGTGGACAATTAAAGACTATCGCCGTCAGCCTGATGAAGATCTGTAATGATCTACGCTGGATGAATTCTGGTCCCAACGGAGGTATCGGCGAGATTCAACTGGCTGCTCTTCAGCCAGGCTCTTCCATCATGCCGGGCAAGGTCAATCCAGTCATCGAAGAATCTACTGCGATGGTGTGTGCCCAGGTCATTGGTTATGATGCCTCAGTCAGTATTGGCGGACTCTCTGGCAACTTTGAATTGAATGTAATGCTGCCGATGGTTGCCCACAGCCTACTGGAATCAATCCGCTTGCTGGCAAATGCTTCACGGAATCTAGCAGATCGCTCTGTTTCTCGAATTGTTGTTCGGGAAGACCACATCGCTGCCTCGGTTGGCAAAAACCCAATCCTGGTCACTGTGCTCAATCCTCTGATCGGCTACGACCTAGCCGCCAAGATCGCCAAGACTGCTTTTGCTGAAAATCGATCCCTCAAGGAAGTTGCCCTGGAACTGGCAGGCGACCAATTGACCGAGGCTGAATTGGATCAGGCCCTCGACCCCGTCAAGATGACAAAAACTGGCTTTGTCGAGTAAGAAATCATGTCTTTTTGGCCTGTTGACCCTACATTGACTGCTCTTGTTTCTTCTGGAGAACCCATGCAATCCACCAATAACATAAATGTTAAGCAAATTACCCCGTTGACGCCTCCTGATGAGATCAAGGAGGAGCTTCCCCTCAGTGAAAAAGCTTGCCAGACCGTGGTTCAAGCGCGTCAAACTGTGCGCAATATCCTGGATCGGGAAGATCATCGACTCTTTGCCGTGGTCGGGCCCTGCTCCATTCACGACACAGAAGCCGCAATGGAATACGCCCAGCGGCTCAAGGCCCTGCACGAAGAGCTCAAGGATCGGATCTACTTGATCATGCGAGTGTACTTTGAAAAACCACGCACCACCGTTGGGTGGAAGGGGCTGATCAATGATCCAGATTTGAACGGTACCCACCAAGTGGAAAAGGGTCTGCGTCTGGCGCGTAAGATCCTGCTTGATATCAACGAACTGGGACTACCGGCAGCCACAGAAACACTGGATCCGATCACACCCCAGTACATTGCTGACCTGCTTGCCTGGAGTGCGATTGGAGCCCGTACCACCGAATCACAAACTCACCGGGAAATGACCAGCGGGCTTTCCATGCCTGTTGGCTTCAAGAATGGTACGGATGGCAGTTTGGATATTGCGGTGCACGCCATTCAGTCTGCAGCACATCCCCATCATTTCCTGGGTATCAATCACGAGGGACGTGCCTCTGTTGTCAATACAAACGGCAACCAACACTGCCACATTGTCCTACGCGGTGGTAAGCACGGACCCAACTTTGATGCCTTGTCTATTCAGGATACGGAAGAGCAACTGCGTAAAGAAGGTGTCAAACCGATCATCATGGTGGACTGCAGCCATGGAAACTCCAACAAGCGTCCAGAAAAACAGGAAATCGTGCTGCGTGACATCGTGCACCAGATCGTTGACGGCAACCAGTCCATCGTTGGCACCATGATCGAGAGTCACCTACATCTAGGCAACCAGCTGATCAGTGACGAGCTGCAGTACGGTGTTTCCATCACGGACAAGTGCCTAGATTGGGAAAACACAGAGCGCATTTTGCGAGAAGCCTACGAACACCTAGGAAATTTACAGTATCTGACCAACTGCTGAGACCTAAAGGAAATTCTTGACATTTTTTTGGTAAATACCGATCATTTTTGATTTTCATTTTTCCTGGAGAACACCATGGCCAAGAACGCCAACCGCGTGTTTGTAAAGATGAAGAGTCCAGAGAGCGGCTACATGTACTACACCTCTAAGAACCGGGTCACGACCCCAGGACGCTTAGAGTTGCGCAAGTACGATCCGATTGTCCGCAAGCACGTACTTTTCAAGGAAACCAAGTAACCGACCCTGTCGCGAGACAGTGCTGATTAGGAGAACACCATGGCTCGTCGCTGTGACATCACTGGCAAGCGACCACTGACTGGCAACCGCGTTTCGCATGCCAACAACAAGACCAAGCACCGCCAGTTGCCCAACCTGCAAACCCGACGTTTCTTTGTTCCGGAACTCGGTCGTGAGGTTAAGCTGAAAGTCTCGACCCGTGCGATCCGTACCATCGACAAGAAAGGCTTGACGGCCTTCCTCAAGGACAACGGCCTTACCCTCCGCGACGTCAGTTGAAAAACGGGGGTCCATGTCCAGTTTTTCTGATGTGGGCCCACGGTAGCAAACGCTTTTCCCAGAATACCGGAAACTGTCCTTCCCGAACCTATTCTTGTTCCTTCCGCCTGCAGGAGTAGACCATGCCGGACTGGATGCGCAGTTCCGGGACTCGAGTCCTTCTGATTACCAGCTTGGCCCTTGCGGTCTTGTTTGGATTTCAGTTCTACCAGAACCAGAAACGACTTGAGGCCCAGAAGCAAATTGAATTGCTGGACGTGCGTGTGGCTTTTGGCCAAGACGAACGGCGTGTGAGCACTGGTGTCTTTGGGACTGTGCTCAACAACAGCGAGCAGGTGATCAAGATGCTGGAGATCACCATTGACTATCTCAGCAAGGAGGACGAGGTGATCAAGAGCGCTCGTTTCTTCCCGATCTACCACCTGTCTTTTCAAAATCCTGGCACCTTGGAACCCAAGCAGTCGCGTGAATTCGGCTTTGACCTCGAACCCCAAGCTCCCCCTGACTGGTCTGGAGAAGTCCGGACCCGGGTGAGTGAGGTTCAATTCCGCTAAGTTTCCAGCCATGCATCTTCAACTCGAAAACCTGCACAAGAGCTATCTTGACGGTGAAGGCCGTACCCTGCACATTTTACGGGGAGTGGACTTGCGATTGGAGCAACCTGGCCAGACAGCTGCCATCGTTGGTGCTTCTGGAACGGGCAAGAGTACCTTGCTGCACTTGATTGGCTTACTTGACCAACCAGACCAGGGGAGAGTTTTGCTGGACGACAAGGACCTGAGCCTGCTTTCCCGGGATGCCCAGGCTCGCTACCGCAACACCCAGTTGGGCTTCATTTTTCAGTTTCATCAACTCCTGCAGGATTTCAGTGCACTGGAGAATGTGATGATGCCAGCATTGGTTCAGGGACAGAGTCACAGTCAGAGTCGTAAGCGTGCGAGTGAACTGCTGGAGCAGGTCGGACTGGGGGAGCGCTTGTTGCATAAGCCCTCTCAACTCTCCGGCGGCGAACAGCAACGGGTTGCCATCGCTCGGGCCCTCACCAACCGCCCACGTCTCCTGCTGGCTGACGAGCCGACTGGCAACCTGGATCAGGAAAATGAGTCGCAGGTATTGGATACCTTATTGCGCTGCTGTGCCGATGGGCAAACCACCATGCTGATGATCACCCACAATCTGCAACTGGCTACTACACTGCAGCAGTGCTATCGTCTGCAGGAGGGTCGTTTGCAATTGGATTCCAGTCCTTGAACCGCTTGTCAATACTCACATTCTAATGCCCACCGTTTGTGCTCCTGGCCGTTTCTGTCGCAGCCTTTGGCTGTTGCTGGCCTTCTTGCTGCTGGGTTTCCCCAGCATGATCCTCGGGCAGGAAGCCCGAATCCTGGAAATCGAGATCCAAGGAACCTCAGAATTAGAAGAAGCCCAACTGCTCTTCACCCTCGAGAGTCAGGTCAACTTTCCGCTCGATCGTCAACGTATTCGTCAAGATATTCGCCAGATCTTTGAGACCGGGCTCTTCCGTGACGTACGTGCTGAAGTCGAACCACTCGGTGATGGCTACCGACTACGTTATGTTGTCGAGGAGCGTCCTCGTCTGCTCTCAGTCCGACTGGAAGGAATCAACCTGCTGGATCTGGACGAAATTCGTGAGAAGCTCCTGCTGAGGGCCAACGATATCTACGATCCTTTCAAAGCCGAACAGGACCAGACCCTGATTCTCGACAAGTATCGAGAAGATGGCTACACCACTGCCCGTGTGCTGCCCCGTTTGGAGAAGGAATCAGAGCAGGAATATCGATTGACCTATGTGGCCCAGGAACAACCAAAGGTATTCCTGACGGATGTAGACATCCGTGGGACTACAGTGTTCGCGGAAGTTGACCTCAAACGTCTCATGCTTAGCGCAGAGGTGGACTGTTTCAACTGGATCAACAGCTCCGGTATTTTTCAGGAGGAGCGGGTTAATCAGGATCTGGTCTTGTTGACTCAGAAGTACCTACAGCAAGGCTACATCAAGGTCTTCATCGGCAAACCCGATGTGACGCTCTATCACAACCCAGAATACAGCCGTGTCGAACTATCCATGAACGTCACTGAAGGAGACCAGTACTTCACAGGATCGGTCAATGTCAGCAGTGACTTACTGGAACCAGAGGCAGAACTGCTGGAGCAACTCGAGCTAAAAACTGGTGGGGTCT
Proteins encoded in this region:
- a CDS encoding class II fumarate hydratase; the encoded protein is MSQSFRIEKDSMGEVQVPQDAYYAAQTQRAVDNFPVSGLCLSRPLIAALGYIKQAAAKINGELGHLPAEIAEAIQNTASEVIAGNLDAHFPIDIYQTGSGTSSNMNANEVITNRAMEQATGKLPRAIHPNNDVNFGQSSNDVFPTAIRIAATLQAHQQLIPALQHLHDTFLAKGNEYAHVVKTGRTHLMDAMPLTFAQEFSGYARQIELGIARVGAALERLCELPQGGTAVGTGINTDPAFPPKFAAAVSKLTGVTFCEALNHFEAQATVDAPVELSGQLKTIAVSLMKICNDLRWMNSGPNGGIGEIQLAALQPGSSIMPGKVNPVIEESTAMVCAQVIGYDASVSIGGLSGNFELNVMLPMVAHSLLESIRLLANASRNLADRSVSRIVVREDHIAASVGKNPILVTVLNPLIGYDLAAKIAKTAFAENRSLKEVALELAGDQLTEAELDQALDPVKMTKTGFVE
- a CDS encoding 3-deoxy-7-phosphoheptulonate synthase codes for the protein MQSTNNINVKQITPLTPPDEIKEELPLSEKACQTVVQARQTVRNILDREDHRLFAVVGPCSIHDTEAAMEYAQRLKALHEELKDRIYLIMRVYFEKPRTTVGWKGLINDPDLNGTHQVEKGLRLARKILLDINELGLPAATETLDPITPQYIADLLAWSAIGARTTESQTHREMTSGLSMPVGFKNGTDGSLDIAVHAIQSAAHPHHFLGINHEGRASVVNTNGNQHCHIVLRGGKHGPNFDALSIQDTEEQLRKEGVKPIIMVDCSHGNSNKRPEKQEIVLRDIVHQIVDGNQSIVGTMIESHLHLGNQLISDELQYGVSITDKCLDWENTERILREAYEHLGNLQYLTNC
- the rpmG gene encoding 50S ribosomal protein L33, coding for MAKNANRVFVKMKSPESGYMYYTSKNRVTTPGRLELRKYDPIVRKHVLFKETK
- a CDS encoding ABC transporter ATP-binding protein, translated to MHLQLENLHKSYLDGEGRTLHILRGVDLRLEQPGQTAAIVGASGTGKSTLLHLIGLLDQPDQGRVLLDDKDLSLLSRDAQARYRNTQLGFIFQFHQLLQDFSALENVMMPALVQGQSHSQSRKRASELLEQVGLGERLLHKPSQLSGGEQQRVAIARALTNRPRLLLADEPTGNLDQENESQVLDTLLRCCADGQTTMLMITHNLQLATTLQQCYRLQEGRLQLDSSP
- the rpmB gene encoding 50S ribosomal protein L28 gives rise to the protein MARRCDITGKRPLTGNRVSHANNKTKHRQLPNLQTRRFFVPELGREVKLKVSTRAIRTIDKKGLTAFLKDNGLTLRDVS